The region ATTTGCGCATGCGCCGCGCTTACTCCACCACAGTGGTGTTGCGCAACCGGGTTAACTGAGGTCGTGTCATGAACAGTTTTTGTCAAACCAAGCGCATGCAGCCACAACGCGGTGTAGTGCTGATTGTGGCGCTGATCATTTTGGTGGTGATCTCCATGCTTGCCACATTCTCGGTGCGTAATTCGACCTCCACAGAAACCGCCTCTGGTGCTGTTCGAACCGCCAATTTGGCCGCACAGGCTGCTGAAATTGCGCTGCGTTATTGTGAGGATGCCGTGCTTTCTGGCTATAGCAGCTCTCCCACCTTTGTGACAACCTTTGATATCGCGACCAATGTACTCAGCTACAGCAGTACGCCTACTTGGAAAATCATGAGTAATTGGGATAACGCCAGTACAACGGCAACCTATGTCTTACCCGGAACAGCCGTGAACCAAACCGGATTGTCGGGTACGTTTAGCCGTCCGCCAGAATGTATGGTTGAGGCATTGCCAATGCAAATGCCAGCAGGCGGTGCTGCATCCAACACGGTTTCTTTTGTCATCACTGTTCGCGGTTTTGGCCCTGAGGTGCAGGCTGTCGCCAGTGGCGCAAGTCGTCGCCCCTCAGGCACCGAGGTCTGGTTGCAGTCAACCATTGAATTGATGATGCCTGCTGGTGCAGGCGGTGGTGGTGGTGGTGCCGGTGGTGGTAGCGGAAATGATGGTGGTGACTATGGTGGCACCAGCCCCTAACACGATAAATATTGACGGAGGTTCAACATGAACAAATTCATTCTTCGTTGTCTATGGGTCTTGCTGATGGCCTGTTTGTCAACTTTATCTGCCTTTGGGCAAATGGCGCAAACCCCTTTGTTGACGCAGAGTTCGGCTGCAGAACCCAACTTGGTGTTTGTGTTTGACAATTCTGGTTCGATGGCGTGGGACTATATGTTTCAGTATTCAGAGCCATCGTGTGCATCCAGCAGCGGTTCTGTAGGGAAGGCTTGCCAGTCACCCGATGTCAACATGATGACTTATGACCCGCGCATTCTTTACAAACTGCGTGTGAATGCA is a window of Rhodoferax lithotrophicus DNA encoding:
- a CDS encoding pilus assembly PilX family protein encodes the protein MNSFCQTKRMQPQRGVVLIVALIILVVISMLATFSVRNSTSTETASGAVRTANLAAQAAEIALRYCEDAVLSGYSSSPTFVTTFDIATNVLSYSSTPTWKIMSNWDNASTTATYVLPGTAVNQTGLSGTFSRPPECMVEALPMQMPAGGAASNTVSFVITVRGFGPEVQAVASGASRRPSGTEVWLQSTIELMMPAGAGGGGGGAGGGSGNDGGDYGGTSP